One genomic region from Candidatus Dependentiae bacterium encodes:
- a CDS encoding type II toxin-antitoxin system YafQ family toxin: MLTPIYLKQFKKDVTLAQKRNENINKLKTIIALLLEEKPLPSKNHNHKLKGEFNDYWECHIEPDWLLIYKKTKTEIILVRSGSHSDLF; the protein is encoded by the coding sequence ATGCTAACGCCCATCTATTTAAAACAGTTTAAAAAAGATGTTACTTTAGCACAAAAACGTAATGAGAATATAAATAAACTCAAAACAATAATTGCTTTATTGCTAGAAGAAAAGCCATTACCTTCAAAAAATCACAATCACAAACTCAAGGGTGAATTTAATGACTATTGGGAATGTCATATAGAGCCTGATTGGTTATTAATCTATAAGAAAACAAAAACAGAAATAATATTGGTCAGGTCAGGTTCTCATTCAGATTTATTTTGA
- the uvrB gene encoding excinuclease ABC subunit UvrB, with product MKNLKNIVFKLKSPFLPTGSQPEAIEKLKTHRPGKSTLLGVTGSGKTFTLANVIANQSKQVIILSPNKTLAAQLYEEFSLFFPENKVCYFVSYYDYYQPESYLPAQDIYIPKETKINDEIERLRVEATASIINRQDTIIIASVSAIYSLGNPIDYRELTFKININDKITRKNLIDKLIFIQYKRNDYDKKSGTFSVSGNTILVDIPYDRHNLRIELFGDKIDVLELIDKKNNTVVKSLDNFLIFPAKHFVTTKEKLDNAISRIKIDLDIESSKIENPVYRERLITRVNHDIEMLQETGFCSGIENYSRYFDGRLPGERPSCLFDFFDKDFLLIIDESHIAIPQLTGMYKGDKARKKALVDFGFRLQSSYDNRPLKFEEIESYFKDVIYVSATPSNYELKNSDIIAEQIVRPTGILDPKIEVISRVGQLDNLVEQIRNTTKNGFRTLVTVLTKKMAEELAKYLEKEKIKVCYMHADIKTPQRTELLHKLRSGVFDCLVGINLLREGLDLPEVALVAIMDADMQGFLRNTRSLIQTIGRAARNIESKVIFYADKITDSMREAIMETERRRILQDKYNKEHGIIPETVEREVTKSISNLQQRISDASKLNKSKKDKISKDEKAIIVLIKQLEKDMQLAAENLDFEKAIELRDKILKLREAK from the coding sequence ATGAAGAATTTAAAAAATATTGTTTTTAAGCTTAAATCTCCGTTTTTGCCAACCGGCTCTCAGCCTGAAGCAATAGAAAAATTAAAAACCCATAGACCTGGGAAATCTACTCTTTTGGGTGTAACGGGATCAGGTAAAACTTTTACTTTGGCCAACGTTATAGCCAATCAAAGTAAACAAGTTATAATTTTATCGCCAAATAAAACTTTAGCAGCGCAATTATACGAAGAATTTTCTCTATTTTTTCCTGAAAATAAAGTCTGTTACTTTGTAAGTTATTATGATTATTACCAGCCGGAATCTTATTTACCCGCACAGGATATTTATATTCCCAAAGAGACCAAAATTAATGACGAAATAGAAAGATTAAGAGTTGAAGCTACTGCTTCTATAATTAATAGGCAAGATACCATTATTATTGCGTCTGTTTCGGCCATTTATTCTTTAGGTAATCCAATAGACTACAGAGAGCTTACTTTTAAAATAAATATAAATGATAAAATTACGCGTAAAAATTTAATAGATAAACTTATTTTTATTCAATATAAACGTAATGATTATGATAAAAAATCGGGTACTTTTTCAGTTTCCGGCAACACTATTTTAGTTGATATACCTTATGATAGACACAATCTACGAATAGAACTTTTTGGTGATAAAATAGATGTTTTGGAACTTATAGATAAAAAAAATAATACAGTTGTAAAATCTCTTGATAATTTTTTAATTTTTCCGGCAAAACATTTTGTAACAACCAAAGAAAAATTAGATAATGCAATATCACGAATAAAAATAGATTTAGATATCGAAAGTTCCAAAATTGAAAATCCTGTTTATCGTGAGCGCTTAATAACAAGAGTTAATCATGATATTGAAATGCTACAAGAAACCGGTTTTTGTTCCGGAATAGAAAACTATTCACGATATTTTGATGGCAGATTGCCGGGTGAAAGACCTAGTTGTTTATTTGATTTCTTTGATAAAGATTTCTTATTGATTATAGATGAATCTCATATAGCAATTCCACAGCTTACAGGTATGTATAAAGGTGACAAGGCTAGAAAAAAAGCTTTAGTGGATTTTGGATTTAGATTGCAATCAAGCTATGACAATAGACCGTTAAAATTTGAAGAAATAGAAAGTTATTTTAAAGATGTGATCTATGTTTCTGCAACTCCATCAAATTATGAACTTAAAAATTCAGATATTATTGCAGAGCAAATAGTTCGCCCAACAGGCATTTTAGATCCAAAGATTGAGGTAATAAGTCGTGTAGGACAATTGGATAATCTTGTTGAACAAATTCGTAATACTACAAAAAATGGATTTAGAACTTTGGTTACGGTATTAACAAAAAAAATGGCCGAAGAACTGGCAAAATATTTAGAAAAAGAAAAAATTAAAGTTTGTTATATGCATGCCGATATCAAAACGCCACAAAGAACTGAGCTTTTACATAAATTAAGATCAGGCGTTTTTGATTGTCTTGTTGGCATAAATTTATTGAGAGAGGGTTTAGATTTACCTGAAGTTGCACTTGTTGCTATTATGGATGCCGATATGCAGGGATTTTTAAGAAATACCAGATCTCTAATTCAGACGATAGGTCGCGCTGCCAGAAATATTGAAAGTAAGGTAATTTTTTATGCAGATAAAATTACCGATTCTATGCGTGAGGCTATTATGGAAACTGAACGACGTAGAATTTTGCAGGATAAATATAATAAAGAGCATGGAATAATTCCTGAAACTGTAGAACGCGAAGTTACAAAATCTATTTCTAATTTACAGCAAAGAATTTCCGATGCTTCAAAATTAAACAAATCTAAAAAAGATAAAATTTCTAAAGATGAAAAAGCTATTATTGTTTTGATAAAACAGCTTGAAAAAGATATGCAGCTTGCCGCAGAAAATCTTGATTTTGAGAAAGCAATTGAGCTTAGGGATAAGATTTTGAAGTTGAGAGAAGCTAAATAA
- a CDS encoding protein kinase — protein sequence MNKLLLRLLLTLFFLINTSQNYLYPLNITPKKISYKNEPYELIVEGSEKNIYLQSNYEPTPKLKIKLIPDDNEESGYRTKIDIVIDPQKVLLNFKNNKYDNENIEKKHSQELSVLERLKGKKNIVQLLRHKKKSHILVLEKAKEDLFAYLGSNEINLINKIKIIKDIAYGIKDLHENNILHRDLKIENILIFEDENKNITAKLCDFSLSKYVDPETKSCTLNLNKIPGTFLYISPNIYTQIIKKIQEPITTLKDDIYAFAYLMYLVMYKRNILDDEFSDYLEKNGKNLNTTMQLNQFVSYLINYEWRPILYEDENSILNNLIEKCWAQEPEDRPDIEWVCDYLDNVFKELEN from the coding sequence ATGAATAAACTTCTTCTAAGACTGCTTTTGACTCTATTTTTTTTAATAAATACATCACAAAATTATCTATATCCACTAAATATTACGCCTAAGAAAATATCTTACAAAAATGAACCTTATGAACTAATTGTAGAAGGTTCTGAAAAGAATATATATTTACAAAGTAATTATGAGCCTACTCCAAAACTTAAAATTAAATTAATTCCGGATGACAATGAAGAATCCGGTTATAGAACAAAAATTGATATTGTGATAGATCCACAAAAAGTACTTTTAAATTTTAAAAATAATAAATATGATAATGAAAATATCGAAAAAAAACATAGTCAAGAATTAAGTGTTCTAGAGCGCTTAAAAGGCAAGAAAAATATAGTTCAATTATTAAGACATAAAAAGAAATCGCATATTTTGGTTTTAGAAAAAGCAAAAGAAGATTTATTTGCATATTTAGGATCAAATGAAATAAATCTAATAAATAAAATAAAAATTATTAAAGATATTGCCTATGGAATAAAAGATTTACATGAAAATAATATTTTGCACAGAGATTTAAAAATTGAAAATATTTTAATATTTGAAGATGAAAATAAAAATATTACTGCAAAATTGTGTGATTTTTCACTTTCAAAATATGTTGATCCGGAGACAAAATCTTGTACTTTAAATTTGAATAAAATACCTGGTACTTTTTTATATATCTCTCCAAATATCTATACACAAATAATAAAAAAAATTCAAGAACCTATAACAACTTTAAAAGATGATATTTATGCATTCGCATACTTAATGTATCTAGTAATGTATAAAAGGAATATCTTAGATGATGAATTTAGTGATTACCTAGAAAAAAATGGTAAAAATTTAAATACAACAATGCAGCTAAACCAATTTGTTTCGTATTTAATAAATTATGAATGGCGACCAATTCTATATGAAGATGAAAATTCAATTTTAAATAATCTAATAGAAAAATGCTGGGCACAAGAACCTGAAGATAGACCTGATATTGAATGGGTTTGCGATTATTTGGATAACGTTTTTAAAGAATTAGAAAATTAA